A genome region from Drosophila simulans strain w501 chromosome 2R, Prin_Dsim_3.1, whole genome shotgun sequence includes the following:
- the LOC6736108 gene encoding antigen 5 like allergen Cul n 1: MASLPQSTMFPIRVWFTCLVIVSFNPFLAYSWDYCQEHWCPRSTDHVACNNNGTFGLDCGREARLVPLSNQLQAFIVHQVNFYRNQVASGGLSAFGPAHRMASVRWDPELAQLAELAAKRCSLSGDGCRNTRRFKHVGQLTGHVIFSAGKHSDLELLRHKISNWFGQYMRANKDLQAADPASNITSFRQLIQESSTHMGCGVLRQRSHVLWHQQFIVCNFARGNMPHEQVYHVGVAATGCRSGRNPRYPNLCSLQEEYDVNAVDRFHSKQPLRIRIKYSASHPSNVLGADRGVAFHPNIKLGRL; this comes from the exons ATGGCCTCCCTTCCACAGTCAACAATGTTTCCGATCAGAGTGTGGTTCACCTGCCTGGTGATAGTTTCCTTCAACCCCTTTCTCGCCTACTCCTGGGACTATTGCCAGGAGCACTGGTGTCCGCGTTCCACCGACCACGTAGcgtgcaacaacaacggg ACGTTTGGCCTCGATTGCGGAAGGGAGGCCAGACTAGTCCCGCTCAGCAATCAGCTGCAGGCGTTTATTGTGCATCAGGTAAACTTCTATCGCAACCAGGTGGCTTCGGGCGGACTCTCCGCCTTCGGACCCGCCCACCGAATGGCTAGTGTCCGCTGGGATCCCGAGCTGGCACAGCTGGCTGAGCTGGCGGCCAAGAGGTGCAGTTTGTCCGGCGACGGATGCCGCAACACCAGGCGTTTCAAGCACGTGGGCCAGCTGACGGGCCACGTGATCTTCAGTGCGGGAAAGCACAGCGACTTGGAGCTGCTGCGCCACAAGATCTCCAACTGGTTTGGCCAGTACATGAGAGCCAACAAGGATCTGCAGGCCGCCGATCCAGCTAGCAATATCACCAGTTTCCGGCAGTTGATACAGGAAAGCTCCACCCACATGGGATGCGGCGTGCTCCGCCAGAGGAGTCACGTGCTGTGGCACCAGCAGTTCATCGTCTGTAACTTTGCCCGCGGGAATATGCCCCACGAGCAGGTCTAccatgtgggcgtggctgccacAGGATGCAGGTCGGGAAGGAATCCTCGCTACCCCAATCTCTGCTCTCTGCAGGAAGAATACGATGTAAACGCCGTCGACCGCTTTCACTCAAAGCAGCCACTTAGGATTAGGATCAAGTACAGCGCATCCCATCCATCGAATGTTTTGGGAGCTGATCGTGGTGTGGCCTTCCACCCCAATATCAAGTTGGGACGTCTTTAA
- the LOC6736110 gene encoding isochorismatase domain-containing protein 1: MALRRCHLNPKKTLFLLCDIQEKFRPAMPLFDNMIKNVDKLTRAGKALDVPLIVTEHYPEKLGKTVAQLDVSHAKLVSGKTLFSMFTPEVKAVIKDIFNDKPEDVVLYGLESHICVEQTAIDLLEQNINVYIVADCCSSRLNQDRDLALDRLRQAGCVITTSESVIFDLVRDKNNPKFDVVRKLVNQPSVDMELTRNGSAIPVGSAKL, encoded by the exons ATGGCCTTGCGACGCTGTCACTTGAACCCGAAGAAAACGCTCTTCCTGTTGTGCGACATTCAAGAAAAGTTCCGACCGGCCATGCCGCTCTTCGATAACATGATCAAAAACGTCGACAAACTA ACCCGGGCGGGAAAGGCTCTAGATGTTCCACTGATTGTAACCGAACACTATCCGGAAAAACTAGGGAAAACAGTGGCCCAACTGGATGTAAGCCATGCCAAGCTGGTCTCCGGTAAAACCCTATTCAGCATGTTTACTCCCGAAGTCAAGGCTGTGATCAAGGATATCTTCAATGACAAGCCGGAGGATGTCGTGTTATATGGCCTCGAG TCCCACATTTGCGTGGAGCAGACCGCAATCGATCTCCTCGAGCAGAACATCAACGTGTACATAGTGGCGGACTGTTGCTCCTCCAGGCTTAACCAGGATCGAGATCTAGCCCTGGATCGCCTGCGTCAAGCGGGCTGTGTGATCACCACTAGTGAGAGCGTTATCTTCGACTTGGTTCGGGACAAGAACAACCCCAAGTTCGATGTGGTCCGGAAATTGGTGAACCAGCCGTCGGTGGATATGGAACTCACGCGCAACGGGAGCGCAATTCCAGTGGGCAGTGCCAAGCTGTGA
- the LOC6736112 gene encoding uncharacterized protein LOC6736112: protein MISLILYIFLFYSAAADRNLKVVKYENSVDTIVKDLIDNWQSPLVYLKSRGYLPKDAPEMDFQQLQGNLDPEFLLNDLVELNKDSKRQTEAKSQDNSIGQMDPRAVRSLQDPKDLELKKMFQTLFSSNDKTASEEIKSKLGVSWDMNSLKTSARMGAKKYLEKFNSKRNKGMSLLPIESSDGTLTNDAFSNFSSLIPHALEKKSNDSVRKTTNSKPTFLKGVAKILSNPEIRYRDWDSKPAQEIPSKAAGT, encoded by the coding sequence atgatttcattaatCCTATACATCTTTctattttatagtgctgcaGCTGATCGTAATTTAAAAGTAGTTAAGTATGAGAACTCGGTTGACACCATTGTTAAGGACCTCATCGACAACTGGCAGTCGCCGCTAGTTTACCTGAAAAGCCGTGGCTACCTGCCGAAGGATGCGCCCGAAATGGATTTCCAGCAGCTGCAAGGAAACTTGGACCCTGAATTTTTGTTAAACGACTTAGTTGAGCTCAACAAGGATTCCAAACGGCAGACGGAAGCCAAAAGCCAAGACAATTCCATTGGGCAGATGGATCCGCGGGCAGTCCGATCGCTACAAGATCCCAAGGACCTCGAGCTGAAGAAGATGTTCCAAACGCTGTTCTCTTCGAACGACAAGACTGCCTCCGAGGAGATCAAATCCAAGCTGGGAGTGTCCTGGGATATGAATTCTTTAAAGACATCCGCCCGTATGGGGGCCAAGAAATATCTCGAGAAGTTCAACAGCAAGCGGAATAAGGGGATGTCCCTGTTGCCAATTGAATCCTCAGATGGGACACTTACTAACGACGCATTTTCGAATTTCTCCTCACTTATACCGCATGCCttggaaaagaaaagcaacGATTCTGTGCGAAAAACCACTAACAGTAAGCCAACCTTTCTGAAGGGAGTGGCCAAGATTCTGAGCAATCCAGAAATTAGGTATAGGGACTGGGATTCCAAGCCTGCACAGGAAATCCCTTCGAAGGCCGCGGGCACATAG
- the LOC6736114 gene encoding uncharacterized protein LOC6736114, translating to MAPREKVEFVLVRLAFVPYINPLYPRISYQIRKHAPTGSIIQVRDWFEHVMMRERSKLPPDANIRYAEWRIITGDMELFQVQGVRFDKIMLVLGEENISWVFYQNTPLFRRIEGSACFPVSYCGCCLNNQYLDIMAKIKQTVSRKKIR from the exons ATGGCTCCGCGAGAGAAAGTGGAATTTGTGCTGGTGCGTTTGGCCTTTGTTCCTTACAT AAATCCTCTGTACCCGCGCATCAGCTACCAGATCAGAAAGCATGCTCCCACTGGATCGATTATCCAAGTGCGCGATTGGTTCGAGCACGTGATGATGCGGGAGCGCTCCAAGCTGCCCCCCGATGCGAATATACGCTACGCAGAGTGGCGCATCATCACCGGCGACATGGAGCTGTTTCAGGTGCAGGGCGTCCGCTTCGACAAGATCATGCTGGTGCTGGGCGAGGAAAACATCTCGTGGGTGTTCTATCAGAACACGCCGCTTTTCCGCCGTATCGAGGGCAGCGCCTGCTTCCCTGTTAGCTACTGCGGATGCTGCCTGAACAACCAGTACCTGGACATCATGgcgaaaatcaaacaaactgTGTCAAGGAAAAAGATAcgatga
- the LOC6736109 gene encoding vasorin, protein MASLEVVRGLTFALLLTQLLAAHVARAEVIDAEETDRFCYPESSKNSRRSCECSNVSASPWGNRALRIDCSYKDYKVADLSQLLPLYIDSLDLSWNALVSVPIFTSDSLHQLNLRHNNISQLVSGNFKQLTSLRELYLGWNSIGKLEAGSFDGLPHLQVLDLAHNNLHLLPGHLFAPLLVLGTLDISWNRRFNESGEDLYTGLGVNWKLSTLRLDACSLNDLHLPVNAPLKELSLRRNQLKRIPTQLPETLLRLDISDNLLEELLPEDTANLTQVRQLFIEDMSLLQRVVANTLTHLDVLETLSFQNSRQLSHLDAEAFGPIMTTSSKKIALRSLSFRGTMLRTFNSTLAPLFTQLAELDLNGLPLQCDCELVWLKQLPVQTNGRCYKPARIRGMLVTSARGDAFSCDTWPRWAYGLVVLSLIALSAAGIYLIVMGLRPHRGVTMRRKVGAGSPYARVTIEPNRQENPH, encoded by the coding sequence ATGGCGAGTTTGGAAGTTGTAAGAGGTCTGACCTTTGCCCTGCTGCTGACGCAGTTGCTGGCAGCCCACGTCGCCCGGGCGGAAGTCATCGATGCGGAGGAGACGGACCGCTTCTGCTACCCGGAGTCCTCGAAGAACTCCCGGCGCTCCTGCGAGTGCAGCAACGTGAGTGCTTCTCCCTGGGGAAACCGAGCCCTGCGCATCGACTGCAGCTACAAGGACTACAAGGTGGCGGATCTCTCCCAGCTGCTGCCCCTGTACATTGACTCCCTGGACCTCTCCTGGAACGCCCTGGTCTCAGTACCGATCTTCACTAGCGACAGTCTGCACCAGCTGAACCTGAGGCACAACAACATTTCGCAGTTGGTGTCCGGCAACTTCAAGCAACTGACCAGTTTGAGGGAGCTGTACCTGGGCTGGAACAGCATTGGCAAACTAGAGGCCGGATCTTTTGACGGATTGCCACATCTGCAGGTCCTTGACCTGGCCCACAACAATCTGCACTTGCTGCCCGGTCATCTGTTTGCCCCGCTTTTGGTCCTGGGCACCTTGGACATCTCTTGGAATCGGCGCTTCAACGAGTCTGGCGAGGATCTATACACCGGACTCGGGGTGAACTGGAAACTCTCCACCTTAAGACTGGACGCCTGCAGCCTAAATGATCTTCACCTGCCCGTAAATGCGCCTCTGAAAGAGCTTTCCCTCCGTCGAAACCAGTTGAAGCGGATTCCCACACAGCTGCCGGAGACTTTACTCCGCCTGGACATCAGCGACAAtctgctggaggagctgctgccggAGGACACGGCCAATCTCACCCAGGTGCGCCAGTTGTTTATCGAGGACATGTCGCTGCTCCAGAGGGTGGTGGCAAATACCCTGACCCACCTAGATGTCCTCGAGACATTGAGCTTCCAGAACAGTCGTCAGCTTAGCCACCTGGACGCGGAGGCCTTTGGACCCATCATGACCACCTCCTCCAAAAAAATTGCTCTGCGATCGCTGAGCTTTCGCGGCACTATGCTGCGCACCTTTAATTCCACGCTGGCGCCGCTTTTTACTCAGCTTGCCGAACTGGATCTCAACGGTCTGCCGCTGCAGTGTGACTGCGAGCTCGTCTGGCTGAAGCAGCTCCCGGTCCAAACCAACGGGCGCTGCTACAAGCCGGCCCGCATCCGCGGCATGCTGGTCACCTCAGCCCGCGGCGACGCCTTCAGCTGCGACACCTGGCCGAGATGGGCCTACGGCCTGGTGGTGCTCTCACTGATCGCCCTCAGCGCCGCGGGCATCTACCTGATCGTCATGGGACTGAGACCCCACCGGGGAGTCACCATGCGCCGCAAGGTGGGTGCCGGCAGTCCCTACGCCCGCGTCACCATCGAGCCCAATCGCCAGGAGAATCCCCACTAG
- the LOC6736111 gene encoding pupal cuticle protein Edg-78E — MLKYTLIFALFVVLASCSEEDLQAQLLKSENLQNLDGAGQFQHEITVSNGIQVKAQGNVNGIQGEYFLPGEDGKQIRVTYTADATGFHPKVEE, encoded by the exons atgctgaaatat ACCCTTATCTTTGCCCTGTTCGTCGTTTTGGCCAGCTGCAGTGAGGAGGATCTGCAGGCGCAGCTTCTGAAGTCGGAGAACCTCCAGAACTTGGACGGAGCTGGGCAGTTCCAGCATGAGATCACGGTCAGCAATGGGATCCAGGTGAAAGCTCAAGGCAATGTGAACGGCATCCAGGGCGAATACTTCCTTCCCGGTGAAGATGGCAAGCAAATTCGCGTGACTTACACCGCAGATGCAACCGGCTTCCATCCGAAGGTCGAAGAGTGA
- the LOC6736113 gene encoding NADH dehydrogenase [ubiquinone] 1 alpha subcomplex subunit 8 has protein sequence MVITNNTTLPEESELNVQELNLSSAALRAGAFHLGKQCEQANNEFMLCRQELDDPRACLAEGKAVTSCALDFFRKVKKTCHEEFTQYATCLDKSSGTMAFSHCRKTQGVFDKCIKDNFDWDRPSYGYFSRAKVIQSAREAPKKEEKVSYPDATPGLPEDYPKPPAKYGSRFHWLE, from the exons ATGGTCATCACAAACAACACAACACTGCCCGAGGAGTCGGAGCTGAACGTCCAGGAGCTAAATCTCTCGTCGGCGGCCTTACGTGCGGGCGCTTTCCATTTGGGCAAGCAATGCGAGCAGGCCAATAAT GAGTTTATGCTGTGCCGGCAGGAGCTGGATGACCCGCGGGCCTGTTTGGCGGAGGGCAAAGCCGTGACCAGCTGCGCCCTGGACTTCTTCCGCAAGGTGAAGAAGACCTGCCATGAGGAGTTCACGCAGTACGCCACCTGCCTGGACAAGAGCAGCGGTACTATGGCTTTTTCACA TTGCCGCAAGACCCAGGGAGTGTTCGACAAGTGTATCAAGGATAACTTCGACTGGGATCGTCCCTCCTATGGATACTTTTCGCGGGCCAAG GTCATCCAATCAGCTCGCGAAGCACCCAAGAAGGAGGAGAAGGTCTCCTATCCCGATGCCACCCCCGGTCTGCCCGAGGATTACCCCAAGCCGCCAGCAAAGTACGGTTCTCGCTTCCACTGGCTGGAATAG
- the LOC6736107 gene encoding cytochrome P450 9c1 codes for MVFVELSIFVAFIGLLLYKWSVYTFGYFSKRGVAHEKPIPLLGNIPWSVLMGKESYIKHSIDLHLRLKQHKVYGVYNLRDPLYYLSDPELIRQVGIKNFDTFSNHRKGITDGFNDTSVISKSLLSLRDRRWKQMRNTLTPTFTSLKIRQMFELIHFCNVEAVDFVQRQLDAGTSELELKDFFTRYTNDVIATAAFGIQVNSFKDPNNEFFSIGQRISEFTFWGGLKVMLYILMPKLMKALRVPVMDMNNVDYFKKLVFGAMKYRKEQSIVRPDMIHLLMEAQRQFKAEQEGSAESGAQQDRAEFNDDDLLAQCLLFFSAGFETVATCLSFTSYELMMNPEVQDKLFEEIRAVKEQLGEKPLDYDTLMGMKYLDCVVSESLRKWPPAFIVDRMCGSDFQLKDEEGEVVVELREDDLVHINVGALHHDPDNFPEPEEFRPERFDEEHKHEIRQFTYMPFGVGQRSCIGNRLALMEVKSLIFQLVLRYHLKPTDRTPADMMSSISGFRLMPRELFWCKLESRGPA; via the exons ATGGTTTTCGTGGAGTTGTCGATATTCGTGGCCTTCATCGGTTTGCTATTGTACAAATGGTCCGTCTACACCTTCGGGTACTTCTCGAAGAGGGGCGTGGCCCACGAAAAGCCCATTCCCCTGCTGGGAAATATTCCGTGGTCGGTGCTGATGGGTAAAGAGTCGTACATAAAACATAG CATTGACCTGCACTTGCGTCTGAAGCAGCACAAGGTCTATGGAGTCTACAACCTGCGGGATCCCCTATACTATCTCTCCGACCCGGAACTCATTCGCCAGGTGGGCATCAAGAACTTCGATACCTTCAGCAACCATCGCAAGGGAATAACTGATGGATTCAACGATACCAGCGTGATTTCCAAGAGCTTGCTCAGTCTGCGGGATCGTCGCTGGAAGCAAATGCGCAACACCCTGACGCCCACTTTCACCAGCCTCAAGATCCGCCAGATGTTCGAGCTCATCCATTTCTGCAATGTAGAGGCGGTGGACTTCGTGCAGCGCCAACTGGATGCCGGCACTTCCGAACTGGAGCTAAAGGACTTCTTCACGCGCTACACCAACGACGTGATCGCGACGGCTGCCTTTGGCATCCAAGTGAATTCCTTCAAGGATCCCAACAACGAGTTCTTTTCCATCGGCCAGCGCATCTCGGAGTTTACTTTCTGGGGCGGACTCAAAGTAATGCTATACATTCTGATGCCAAAATTGATGAAG GCACTTCGGGTCCCCGTGATGGACATGAACAACGTGGACTACTTCAAAAAGCTGGTCTTTGGTGCCATGAAGTATCGAAAGGAGCAGAGTATCGTGCGGCCCGATATGATTCATCTGCTGATGGAGGCCCAGAGACAGTTTAAGGCAGAGCAAGAAGGATCCGCGGAGAGTGGAGCACAGCAGGATAGGGCCGAGTTCAACGATGACGACTTGCTGGCCCAGTGCCTCTTGTTTTTCTCGGCAGGATTCGAAACGGTGGCCACCTGCCTGAGCTTCACCAGCTACGAACTCATGATGAACCCCGAAGTGCAGGATAAATTGTTCGAGGAGATCCGGGCCGTAAAGGAGCAGTTGGGTGAGAAGCCACTAGACTACGACACCCTGATGGGCATGAAGTATCTGGACTGCGTGGTGTCCGAGTCGCTGAGAAAGTGGCCACCGGCGTTCATCGTGGATCGAATGTGTGGGTCTGATTTCCAGTTGAAGGACGAGGAGGGCGAGGTAGTGGTTGAGCTGCGGGAGGACGACCTAGTGCACATTAACGTGGGGGCACTTCATCACGACCCGGATAATTTCCCGGAACCCGAGGAGTTCCGACCGGAGCGCTTTGACGAGGAGCACAAGCACGAGATCCGCCAGTTCACGTACATGCCCTTTGGAGTAGGCCAACGAAGCTGCATCGGCAACCGGCTGGCTCTCATGGAGGTGAAGTCCCTGATCTTCCAGCTGGTCCTGCGCTACCACCTGAAGCCCACGGATCGCACTCCGGCGGACATGATGAGCAGCATCTCCGGCTTCCGACTGATGCCCCGGGAGCTGTTCTGGTGCAAGTTGGAGTCCCGTGGACCcgcttaa
- the LOC6736116 gene encoding uncharacterized protein LOC6736116: MCAALLRSVKLVYLRPISAKPNFQRLHTSSLLRKWRNASSGEVERKLLFGDRLPDNYKLIYRAPIESYVTWTKNISTATTTILAVVAAYHYATTMNYLNMVQKMDIAILVSQESDLYYFVGGFLLINLAIRAFVAKYPLRIYKSSEKYVAVYGSQLPIGTVKHYFERGQIAEYKNFLNPWSHIMYKLGNRSSMLLVDYFKTPSEFHQLFATKQET; the protein is encoded by the exons atgtgTGCGGCCCTCTTACGAAGtgttaaattggtttatttacGGCCAATATCAGCCAAACCGAATTTCCAGCGCCTGCA CACCAGCAGTTTGCTCCGCAAGTGGCGGAATGCGTCCTCCGGCGAAGTGGAACGGAAGCTCCTCTTTGGCGACAGGCTACCAGATAACTATAAACTGATTTACCGGGCCCCTATCGAGAGCTACGTGACCTGGACGAAGAATATATCCACTGCCACGACCACTATACTTGCTGTGGTGGCCGCCTATCACTATGCGACAACCATGAACTACCTGAATATGGTCCAGAAAATGGACATAGCCATTCTGGTGTCCCAGGAGTCAGATCTGTACTACTTTGTAGGTGGATTTCTGCTTATAAACCTGGCGATTCGAGCTTTTGTGGCCAAATATCCACTGAGAATATACAAGAGCTCGGAAAA atatgTGGCTGTCTATGGATCCCAACTACCCATTGGAACTGTGAAACACTATTTTGAACGCGGTCAAATAGCTGAATacaagaattttttaaatccTTGGAGCCACATTATGTACAAACTGGGCAACCGCTCCTCGATGCTTCTGGTTGATTACTTCAAGACGCCCTCGGAGTTCCACCAACTGTTCGCGACCAAACAAGAAACGTAG
- the LOC6736115 gene encoding RNA-binding protein 28, producing the protein MELKKMKPLKDDAAESESPPETVARKRRNPFNTQRLKEEKERRQKKRARLIVRNISYKSTEDSLREHFGQWGTLEDVHILKRGDGKLVGCAFVQYETINQATKAILNSNGKELLGRKVFVDWALGKDEYVSKNPKDEEPDEKKPKVEVKEENGDEKEVKEESDPEAGKEDESSGEDSDAESGEDEEDAEESEDEENDEDHKENKDELKSKLDIENVKREKQISNDVQEGCTVFIKNVPFDAEDADLRKACRKFGLVSYAIINRQAVSGHSKGTAFVKFKAKESADLCLQAGTEFKLMDEVLDPHPALSREEMKSKQTQENKKDDAKDSRNLYLAREGLIMAGAKAADGVSASDMAKRHELEQVKTQVLKNLNRFVSRNRLSVHNLPQNYDNEKLKQMALTYTGFRPHECRVMREHKVTPEHPQGKSKGFGFLSFDTHQRALAALRKLNNNPNIFGTQSRPIVAFSIEDRAVHKIKEKRTERSKQNNPTYQNKQQERKERRQQKRNGQSTKTPVPQADNKSKLQKHIKKLEASRAAKAEGKVAEKKQLSDVQGDFVGTAAKPGTSLKMRSKKKIVEQAKEHLKKVKTEKRKQKNKKIRESHLAERKANNRPKQGRKKETDDLRPLINKYKNMISGNQGGGGVTGGKIKKPKRTKWYTE; encoded by the exons ATGGaacttaaaaaaatgaaaccttTAAAAGACGACGCTgccgaatccgaatccccGCCAGAAACGGTGGCCAGGAAGCGCCGCAACCCGTTTAATACACAGAGGCTCAAGGAAGAGAAGGAGCGCCGTCAGAAAAAGCGAGCGCGTCTCATCGTTCGCAACATCAGTTACAAGTCCACGGAGGATTCGCTTCGCGAGCATTTTGGGCAGTGGGGCACGCTGGAGGATGTGCACATCCTGAAACGCGGTGACGGGAAGCTGGTGGGCTGCGCCTTTGTGCAGTACGAGACCATTAACCAGGCCACCAAAGCGATCCTAAACTCCAACGGCAAAGAGCTGCTCGGGAGAAAGGTATTTGTGGACTGGGCTTTGGGCAAGGACGAGTATGTATCAAAGAACCCGAAAGACGAGGAGCCGGATGAAAAGAAGCCAAAGGTGGAAGTGAAAGAGGAAAACGGCGACGAGAAGGAAGTGAAGGAGGAAAGCGACCCGGAAGCTGGCAAGGAAGACGAAAGTTCTGGGGAGGATTCTGATGCGGAATCCGGCGAGGATGAAGAGGACGCTGAAGAATCTGAAGACGAAGAGAACGACGAAGACCATAAGGAGAACAAGGAcgaattaaaatcaaaattggaTATCGAAAATGTCAAAAGGGAAAAGCAAATCTCCAACGACGTCCAGGAGGGCTGCACGGTCTTCATTAAAAACGTTCCCTTTGATGCAGAAGATGCCGACTTGAGAAAGGCGTGCCGCAAGTTCGGCTTGGTGAGCTACGCCATTATCAATCGCCAGGCGGTTTCTGGCCACTCCAAGGGTACAGCCTTCGTTAAGTTTAAGGCCAAGGAGTCAGCGGATCTTTGTCTGCAAGCTGGAACAGAGTTTAAGTTGATGGATGAGGTCCTGGATCCTCATCCCGCATTGAGTCGCGAGGAAATGAAGTCGAAGCAGAcgcaggaaaacaaaaaagacgATGCCAAGGACTCACGAAACCTGTATTTGGCCAGGGAAGGTCTTATCATGGCTGGAGCGAAGGCAGCCGATGGCGTTTCTGCCTCAGACATGGCCAAGCGACATGAACTTGAGCAGGTTAAGACGCAGGTGCTCAAGAACTTGAATCG GTTTGTTTCCCGCAATCGCTTGTCCGTTCACAATCTCCCCCAAAACTACGACAATGAAAAGCTGAAACAAATGGCTCTGACTTACACTGGCTTCCGACCCCACGAATGCCGGGTGATGAGGGAACATAAGGTGACCCCTGAGCATCCGCAGGGCAAGTCCAAGGGCTTTGGTTTCCTATCCTTCGACACGCATCAGAGAGCTTTGGCCGCCCTACGGAAACTAAACAACAACCCCAATATCTTTGGAACACAGAGC CGCCCCATTGTCGCGTTCAGTATAGAGGATCGTGCTGTGcacaaaatcaaagaaaagcGCACGGAGCGCTCAAAGCAGAACAATCCCACAtaccaaaacaaacagcaggaGCGCAAGGAGCGACGCCAGCAAAAGCGCAATGGTCAGAGCACCAAAACTCCGGTTCCCCAGGCAGATAATAAAAGCAAGCTTCAGAAACATATTAAGAAGCTTGAAGCTTCGCGAGCAGCCAAAGCGGAGGGTAAAGTCGCGGAGAAAAAGCAGCTGAGCGATGTGCAGGGCGATTTTGTCGGCACGGCAGCCAAGCCAGGCACCTCGCTGAAGATGCGATCCAAAAAGAAGATTGTGGAGCAGGCCAAGGAACACTTGAAGAAGGTGAAGACCGAGAAGCGCAAGCAGAAGAACAAGAAGATACGCGAGTCTCACCTGGCAGAGCGCAAGGCTAACAATCGGCCCAAGCAAGGACGCAAGAAGGAAACGGATGACCTTCGGCCCCTAATTAATAAGTACAAGAACATGATTAGTGGAAATCAAGGAGGTGGCGGTGTTACGGGAGGTAAAATTAAGAAGCCTAAGCGTACCAAGTGGTACACGGAGTAG